A window of Leclercia adecarboxylata contains these coding sequences:
- a CDS encoding sugar porter family MFS transporter — MPDNKKKGRASNKTMTFFVCFLAALAGLLFGLDIGVIAGALPFITDEFQISSHTQEWVVSSMMFGAAVGAVGSGWLSFKLGRKKSLMIGAILFVAGSLFSAAAPNVEVLIASRVLLGLAVGVASYTAPLYLSEIAPEKIRGSMISMYQLMITIGILGAYLSDTAFSYSGAWRWMLGVIIIPAVLLLIGVFFLPDSPRWFAAKRRFNDAERVLLRLRDTSAEAKRELEEIRESLQVKQSGWALFKENSNFRRAVFLGVLLQIMQQFTGMNVIMYYAPKIFELAGYSNTTQQMWGTVIVGLTNVLATFIAIGLVDRWGRKPTLTLGFLVMAVGMGVLGTMLHVGIESPAMQYVAVGMLLMFIVGFAMSAGPLIWVLCSEIQPLKGRDFGITCSTATNWIANMIVGATFLTMLDTLGNANTFWVYGGLNLLFIVLTLWLVPETKHVSLEHIERNLMKGRPLREIGAHD, encoded by the coding sequence ATGCCTGATAATAAAAAAAAGGGGCGGGCGTCCAATAAGACGATGACATTCTTCGTCTGCTTCCTCGCAGCACTGGCCGGATTACTGTTCGGTCTGGATATCGGCGTGATTGCCGGTGCCCTGCCGTTCATTACTGATGAATTCCAGATCAGCTCCCATACCCAGGAGTGGGTGGTCAGCTCAATGATGTTCGGGGCTGCGGTCGGGGCGGTCGGCAGCGGCTGGCTCTCCTTCAAGCTCGGGCGTAAAAAGAGCCTGATGATTGGCGCGATCCTGTTTGTCGCCGGCTCGCTCTTCTCTGCCGCGGCACCTAACGTGGAAGTGCTGATTGCCTCCCGCGTACTGCTGGGCCTGGCGGTCGGTGTCGCCTCTTATACCGCGCCGCTGTACCTGTCGGAGATCGCACCGGAGAAAATCCGCGGCAGCATGATCTCCATGTATCAGCTGATGATTACTATCGGTATTCTCGGGGCCTATCTTTCCGACACCGCATTTAGCTACAGCGGCGCATGGCGCTGGATGCTGGGTGTGATCATTATCCCGGCGGTGCTGCTGCTGATTGGCGTCTTCTTCCTGCCGGACAGCCCGCGATGGTTTGCAGCCAAACGCCGCTTTAACGATGCGGAACGGGTGCTGCTGCGCCTGCGCGACACCAGCGCGGAAGCGAAGCGCGAGCTGGAAGAGATCCGCGAAAGCCTGCAGGTAAAACAGAGCGGCTGGGCGCTGTTCAAAGAGAACAGCAACTTCCGTCGGGCGGTGTTCCTTGGCGTGCTGCTGCAGATCATGCAGCAGTTCACCGGAATGAACGTCATCATGTATTACGCGCCGAAAATCTTTGAGCTGGCGGGTTACAGCAATACCACCCAGCAGATGTGGGGCACCGTGATTGTCGGCCTGACCAACGTGCTGGCAACCTTTATCGCCATCGGTCTGGTGGATCGCTGGGGCCGTAAACCGACGCTGACGCTGGGCTTCCTGGTAATGGCCGTCGGCATGGGCGTGCTGGGTACCATGCTGCATGTGGGTATCGAGTCCCCTGCTATGCAGTACGTGGCCGTCGGAATGCTGCTGATGTTTATCGTCGGTTTTGCGATGAGTGCTGGCCCGCTGATCTGGGTGCTGTGTTCTGAGATCCAGCCGCTGAAAGGCCGCGACTTCGGTATCACCTGCTCCACCGCCACCAACTGGATCGCCAACATGATTGTCGGCGCAACCTTCCTGACCATGCTCGATACGCTGGGTAACGCCAACACCTTCTGGGTGTACGGCGGTCTGAACCTGCTGTTTATCGTGCTGACCCTGTGGCTGGTTCCTGAAACTAAACACGTTTCCCTGGAACATATCGAACGCAACCTGATGAAAGGCCGTCCGCTGCGCGAAATTGGCGCTCACGACTGA
- a CDS encoding SprT family zinc-dependent metalloprotease has product MKTPRLPIALQQAAMRSLREKLAQANLKLGRNYPEPKLVWQQRGTAAGTAWLDAYEIRLNPVLMLENQQAFIDEVVPHELAHLLVWKHFGRVAPHGKEWKWMMEAVLGVPARRTHQFELDSVRRNTFPYRCQCQQHQLTVRRHNRVVRGEATYCCVKCGEPLIAE; this is encoded by the coding sequence ATGAAAACACCCCGTCTCCCCATTGCGCTTCAGCAAGCCGCCATGCGCAGCCTGCGCGAAAAACTGGCCCAGGCCAACCTGAAGCTCGGTCGGAACTACCCTGAACCTAAGCTGGTCTGGCAGCAGCGCGGCACCGCAGCAGGCACCGCCTGGTTGGATGCCTACGAGATCCGCCTCAACCCCGTTTTAATGCTGGAAAACCAGCAGGCCTTTATCGACGAAGTGGTGCCCCACGAGCTGGCGCATCTGCTGGTGTGGAAGCACTTTGGCCGCGTGGCCCCGCACGGCAAAGAGTGGAAATGGATGATGGAAGCGGTGCTGGGCGTTCCAGCGCGGCGAACCCACCAGTTCGAGCTTGATTCCGTACGTCGCAATACGTTCCCCTACCGCTGCCAGTGTCAGCAGCACCAGCTCACGGTGCGTCGCCATAACCGGGTAGTGCGCGGGGAGGCCACTTACTGCTGCGTTAAATGCGGTGAACCGCTTATTGCCGAGTAA
- the endA gene encoding deoxyribonuclease I has translation MSRNFSLAVAFLATAFSGHALAEGINSFSQAKAAGVKVNADVAGDFYCGCKINWQGKKGVVDLASCGYKVRKNENRANRIEWEHVVPAWQFGHQRQCWQDGGRKNCAKDPVYRQIESDMHNLQPAVGEVNGDRGNFMYSQWNGGEGQYGQCAMKVDFKEKLAEPPARARGSIARTYFYMRDRYNLNLSRQQTQLFNAWDKLYPVTAWECERDVRIAKVQGNHNPYVQRACQAQKS, from the coding sequence ATGTCCCGTAATTTCTCTCTCGCGGTCGCGTTTCTGGCGACGGCGTTCTCAGGCCACGCGCTGGCCGAAGGTATCAACAGTTTCTCTCAGGCAAAAGCCGCAGGCGTGAAGGTCAATGCTGACGTCGCGGGTGACTTTTACTGTGGCTGCAAAATTAACTGGCAGGGCAAAAAAGGGGTCGTGGACCTGGCGTCCTGCGGCTACAAAGTGCGTAAAAATGAAAACCGGGCCAACCGCATTGAATGGGAACATGTGGTTCCGGCCTGGCAGTTCGGCCACCAGCGCCAGTGCTGGCAGGATGGCGGACGTAAAAACTGCGCCAAAGACCCGGTTTATCGCCAGATTGAAAGCGACATGCATAACCTGCAACCCGCCGTGGGCGAGGTGAATGGCGATCGCGGCAACTTTATGTACAGCCAGTGGAACGGCGGCGAGGGCCAATACGGCCAGTGTGCCATGAAGGTCGATTTTAAAGAGAAGCTTGCCGAGCCACCGGCCCGTGCGCGCGGTAGTATCGCCCGCACCTACTTCTATATGCGCGATCGCTATAACCTCAACCTCTCCCGCCAGCAAACCCAGCTCTTCAACGCCTGGGATAAACTCTATCCGGTGACTGCCTGGGAGTGCGAGCGTGACGTGCGCATTGCTAAAGTTCAGGGGAATCACAACCCTTACGTCCAGCGCGCTTGCCAGGCGCAAAAGAGCTAA